Proteins encoded by one window of Salvia splendens isolate huo1 chromosome 7, SspV2, whole genome shotgun sequence:
- the LOC121741543 gene encoding probable inactive histone-lysine N-methyltransferase SUVR2 isoform X2, which yields MSSKQTKARVANAFRAMKDIGISEAMVKPVLKKLLKLYDKNWELIEEENYRALADAIFEGQEAEASECSKKKTNAEERLEQQAQAAEESTQPLKRARLRYQDGRSTSSAAATDRGPTMPLIIPKDEPTEPPNIRSPEVNASQGLVLTPQPSAENRRRTDPQLLGKVKGKQPAYSESLVVHEACDPCQPNSATSPSHAMKLRDRGKQSICLQTSSGDKSLFPHGSPQATRKKEWKVVRGCVPAPKKKRASNFALIIPKEEPVTDDMPQLVLPDAIIDPEQSIKRDSSDQNGSVRELSCFEPSASASVNGKERNNRAAEAITNGELELASSQFASNLEIASSPLGEVKISLSCNLPLVRPDSDMPSLETVLQLVDDKCLRSHKTLGPNFSVMNILKEVCQCFLNLRSDQNSVGPSTIDMHPTHLPSKSSATDLGAGALRLNSLTGANDPQSNGNLPLSETQPVISCNGTDDGSHLEEMNGGDGHATHTENKEHHVEETNGLNLVVADHSVTPEIIKPLHDLFDIAKGQEKVIISLVNEVNSESLPSFYYIRENVVFQSASVNFSLSHIGDSSCSACSGNCLSSSAPCACAHLVRGEFAYTTDGLVKDGLLKECISMKRDLKKQNQFFCKECPLERSKSDDTPEPCKGHLVRKFIKECWLRCGCNKQCGNRVVQRGITRNLQVFMTPEGKGWGLRTLEDLPEGAFVCEFVGEVLTNSEFFGRILRSTKQEKYSYPIVLDAHWGAKKSLKNEEALCLDASNYGNVARFISHRCYDSNLVEIPVKVETSDHHYYRLALFTARKITVMEELTWDYGIDFDDHDHPVKAFHCQCGSKFCRNIRRSRSRA from the exons ATGAGCAGCAAGCAGACAAAAGCTAGGGTTGCCAATGCCTTTCGTGCTATGAAGGACATTGGAATCTCTGAAGCTATGGTGAAACCGGTTTTGAAGAAATTGCTAAAATTGTATGACAAAAATTGGGAACTTATTGAAGAGGAAAATTATAGGGCACTTGCTGATGCTATATTTGAGGGACAAGAAGCCGAA GCATCTGAGTGTTCAAAGAAGAAAACAAATGCTGAA GAAAGGTTGGAGCAACAAGCTCAGGCAGCTGAAGAGTCGACACAGCCTTTAAAAAGGGCACGACTTAGATACCAAGATGGTCGAAGCACCTCCTCTGCTGCAGCTACTGATCGTGGTCCCACGATGCCCCTGATCATTCCTAAAGATGAACCAACTGAACCACCTAATATACGCTCACCAGAGGTAAATGCATCTCAAGGCTTGGTTTTGACACCTCAGCCCAGTGCTGAAAACAGGAGAAGGACCGATCCTCAGTTACTTGGTAAAGTAAAAGGAAAGCAGCCTGCTTATTCTGAATCATTGGTTGTCCATGAGGCATGTGACCCCTGCCAGCCCAATAGCGCCACAAGTCCTTCTCATGCTATGAAGCTCAGAGACAGAGGAAAGCAATCCATCTGTCTTCAAACATCATCTGGAGATAAGAGTTTGTTTCCACATGGTTCTCCCCAGGCTACTCGTAAGAAGGAGTGGAAAGTCGTGCGTGGTTGTGTTCCGGCTCCCAAAAAGAAGCGTGCTTCAAATTTTGCTTTAATTATTCCTAAAGAAGAGCCTGTTACAGATGACATGCCACAACTCGTGCTTCCTGATGCTATCATTGATCCAG AGCAATCTATTAAAAGAGATTCATCTGATCAGAATGGTTCAGTTAGAGAACTGTCTTGTTTTGAACCCTCAGCTTCAGCATCCGTAAatggaaaagaaagaaacaataGAGCTGCTGAAGCAATAACAAATGGTGAGCTTGAACTGGCATCAAGTCAGTTTGCTTCTAACCTAGAGATTGCTTCCTCGCCTCTTGGGGAGGTGAAAATTTCCTTGAGCTGCAACTTGCCTCTTGTAAGGCCTGATTCCGATATGCCTAGTCTTGAAACAGTACTACAACTGGTGGATGATAAATGTCTCAGATCACACAAAACCTTGGGCCCAAACTTTTCTGTgatgaatattttaaaagaAGTTTGTCAGTGCTTTCTAAATTTAAGATCAGATCAGAATAGTGTTGGCCCTTCAACCATAGACATGCATCCAACTCACTTACCGAGTAAATCATCTGCTACAGATCTTGGTGCTGGTGCACTGCGGTTAAATTCATTAACTGGAGCAAATGATCCCCAGTCTAATGGCAATTTACCTTTATCTGAAACACAACCGGTTATTTCTTGCAATGGCACAGATGATGGCTCTCATCTGGAGGAGATGAATGGTGGGGATGGCCATGCAACCCATACTGAGAACAAAGAGCATCATGTAGAAGAAACAAATGGTCTGAACTTGGTGGTTGCTGATCACTCAGTAACTCCTGAAATAATCAAGCCACTGCATGATCTTTTTGACATAGCAAAGGGACAAGAAAAAGTTATAATTTCACTGGTGAATGAAGTAAATAGTGAGTCCTTGCCATCCTTCTACTACATACGTGAAAATGTTGTTTTCCAAAGTGCTTCTGTGAATTTCTCCTTGTCCCATATTGGAGATAGCAGTTGTTCTGCTTGCTCTGGCAATTGCTTGTCATCTTCTGCACCTTGTGCATGTGCACATTTAGTTAGAGGTGAGTTTGCATATACTACAGATGGTCTGGTTAAGGATGGACTTCTTAAAGAGTGTATTTCCATGAAACGTGATCTGAAGAAACAGAATCAGTTTTTCTGTAAGGAATGTCCTCTGGAAAGATCAAAGAGTGATGATACTCCTGAACCTTGCAAAGGTCATCTGGTGAGGAAGTTCATCAAAGAATGTTGGTTGAGATGTGGCTGCAATAAACAATGTGGCAACCGTGTGGTGCAGAGAGGAATAACTCGCAATTTACAG GTGTTCATGACCCCGGAAGGAAAAGGGTGGGGTCTGCGTACTCTGGAGGACCTGCCAGAAGGTGCTTTTGTTTGTGAATTTGTTGGAGAAGTTTTAACCAATTCAGAGTTCTTTGGTCGCATTTTGAGGAGCACTAAACAGGAGAAATATTCATATCCTATTGTCCTGGATGCTCATTGGGGTGCGAAAAAATCGCTGAAAAATGAAGAAGCGCTTTGTTTAGATGCTTCAAATTATGGAAATGTTGCAAGGTTTATTAGCCACAG ATGTTATGATTCAAATTTGGTGGAGATACCAGTGAAAGTGGAGACTTCTGATCACCACTACTATCGT CTTGCTCTTTTCACTGCAAGAAAGATAACGGTTATGGAAGAACTCACTTGG GATTATGGGATTGATTTTGACGACCATGATCACCCTGTTAAGGCGTTTCACTGTCAATGTGGTAGCAAGTTCTGCCGCAACATTAGGCGGTCAA GAAGTAGAGCTTAA
- the LOC121742588 gene encoding 60S ribosomal protein L23, with the protein MSKRGRGGSAGNKFRMSLGLPVAATVNCADNTGAKNLYIISVKGIKGRLNRLPSACVGDMVMATVKKGKPDLRKKVMPAVIVRQRKPWRRKDGVFMYFEDNAGVIVNPKGEMKGSAITGPIGKECADLWPRIASAANAIV; encoded by the exons ATGTCGAAGAGAG GACGCGGAGGTTCCGCGGGTAACAAGTTCAGGATGTCGCTGGGTCTGCCGGTGGCGGCGACGGTCAATTGCGCCGACAACACTGGCGCCAAGAACCTTTACATCATATCCGTGAAGGGAATCAAGGGTCGACTCAACAGGCTTCCGTCTGCCTGCGTCGGCGACATGGTTATGGCGACCGTGAAGAAGGGGAAACCCGATCTCCGTAAGAAGGTCATGCCAGCCGTCATCGTTCGCCAGCGCAAGCCCTGGCGCCGAAAGGACGGCGTCTTCATGTATTTCGAAG ACAATGCTGGGGTTATTGTCAATCCCAAGGGTGAAATGAAAG GGTCTGCTATTACTGGTCCTATTGGTAAGGAATGTGCTGATCTTTGGCCTAGGATTGCAAGCGCTGCCAATGCTATTGTCTAG
- the LOC121741543 gene encoding probable inactive histone-lysine N-methyltransferase SUVR2 isoform X1 gives MSSKQTKARVANAFRAMKDIGISEAMVKPVLKKLLKLYDKNWELIEEENYRALADAIFEGQEAEHSMKTVDREASECSKKKTNAEERLEQQAQAAEESTQPLKRARLRYQDGRSTSSAAATDRGPTMPLIIPKDEPTEPPNIRSPEVNASQGLVLTPQPSAENRRRTDPQLLGKVKGKQPAYSESLVVHEACDPCQPNSATSPSHAMKLRDRGKQSICLQTSSGDKSLFPHGSPQATRKKEWKVVRGCVPAPKKKRASNFALIIPKEEPVTDDMPQLVLPDAIIDPEQSIKRDSSDQNGSVRELSCFEPSASASVNGKERNNRAAEAITNGELELASSQFASNLEIASSPLGEVKISLSCNLPLVRPDSDMPSLETVLQLVDDKCLRSHKTLGPNFSVMNILKEVCQCFLNLRSDQNSVGPSTIDMHPTHLPSKSSATDLGAGALRLNSLTGANDPQSNGNLPLSETQPVISCNGTDDGSHLEEMNGGDGHATHTENKEHHVEETNGLNLVVADHSVTPEIIKPLHDLFDIAKGQEKVIISLVNEVNSESLPSFYYIRENVVFQSASVNFSLSHIGDSSCSACSGNCLSSSAPCACAHLVRGEFAYTTDGLVKDGLLKECISMKRDLKKQNQFFCKECPLERSKSDDTPEPCKGHLVRKFIKECWLRCGCNKQCGNRVVQRGITRNLQVFMTPEGKGWGLRTLEDLPEGAFVCEFVGEVLTNSEFFGRILRSTKQEKYSYPIVLDAHWGAKKSLKNEEALCLDASNYGNVARFISHRCYDSNLVEIPVKVETSDHHYYRLALFTARKITVMEELTWDYGIDFDDHDHPVKAFHCQCGSKFCRNIRRSRSRA, from the exons ATGAGCAGCAAGCAGACAAAAGCTAGGGTTGCCAATGCCTTTCGTGCTATGAAGGACATTGGAATCTCTGAAGCTATGGTGAAACCGGTTTTGAAGAAATTGCTAAAATTGTATGACAAAAATTGGGAACTTATTGAAGAGGAAAATTATAGGGCACTTGCTGATGCTATATTTGAGGGACAAGAAGCCGAA CATTCAATGAAGACAGTGGACAGGGAA GCATCTGAGTGTTCAAAGAAGAAAACAAATGCTGAA GAAAGGTTGGAGCAACAAGCTCAGGCAGCTGAAGAGTCGACACAGCCTTTAAAAAGGGCACGACTTAGATACCAAGATGGTCGAAGCACCTCCTCTGCTGCAGCTACTGATCGTGGTCCCACGATGCCCCTGATCATTCCTAAAGATGAACCAACTGAACCACCTAATATACGCTCACCAGAGGTAAATGCATCTCAAGGCTTGGTTTTGACACCTCAGCCCAGTGCTGAAAACAGGAGAAGGACCGATCCTCAGTTACTTGGTAAAGTAAAAGGAAAGCAGCCTGCTTATTCTGAATCATTGGTTGTCCATGAGGCATGTGACCCCTGCCAGCCCAATAGCGCCACAAGTCCTTCTCATGCTATGAAGCTCAGAGACAGAGGAAAGCAATCCATCTGTCTTCAAACATCATCTGGAGATAAGAGTTTGTTTCCACATGGTTCTCCCCAGGCTACTCGTAAGAAGGAGTGGAAAGTCGTGCGTGGTTGTGTTCCGGCTCCCAAAAAGAAGCGTGCTTCAAATTTTGCTTTAATTATTCCTAAAGAAGAGCCTGTTACAGATGACATGCCACAACTCGTGCTTCCTGATGCTATCATTGATCCAG AGCAATCTATTAAAAGAGATTCATCTGATCAGAATGGTTCAGTTAGAGAACTGTCTTGTTTTGAACCCTCAGCTTCAGCATCCGTAAatggaaaagaaagaaacaataGAGCTGCTGAAGCAATAACAAATGGTGAGCTTGAACTGGCATCAAGTCAGTTTGCTTCTAACCTAGAGATTGCTTCCTCGCCTCTTGGGGAGGTGAAAATTTCCTTGAGCTGCAACTTGCCTCTTGTAAGGCCTGATTCCGATATGCCTAGTCTTGAAACAGTACTACAACTGGTGGATGATAAATGTCTCAGATCACACAAAACCTTGGGCCCAAACTTTTCTGTgatgaatattttaaaagaAGTTTGTCAGTGCTTTCTAAATTTAAGATCAGATCAGAATAGTGTTGGCCCTTCAACCATAGACATGCATCCAACTCACTTACCGAGTAAATCATCTGCTACAGATCTTGGTGCTGGTGCACTGCGGTTAAATTCATTAACTGGAGCAAATGATCCCCAGTCTAATGGCAATTTACCTTTATCTGAAACACAACCGGTTATTTCTTGCAATGGCACAGATGATGGCTCTCATCTGGAGGAGATGAATGGTGGGGATGGCCATGCAACCCATACTGAGAACAAAGAGCATCATGTAGAAGAAACAAATGGTCTGAACTTGGTGGTTGCTGATCACTCAGTAACTCCTGAAATAATCAAGCCACTGCATGATCTTTTTGACATAGCAAAGGGACAAGAAAAAGTTATAATTTCACTGGTGAATGAAGTAAATAGTGAGTCCTTGCCATCCTTCTACTACATACGTGAAAATGTTGTTTTCCAAAGTGCTTCTGTGAATTTCTCCTTGTCCCATATTGGAGATAGCAGTTGTTCTGCTTGCTCTGGCAATTGCTTGTCATCTTCTGCACCTTGTGCATGTGCACATTTAGTTAGAGGTGAGTTTGCATATACTACAGATGGTCTGGTTAAGGATGGACTTCTTAAAGAGTGTATTTCCATGAAACGTGATCTGAAGAAACAGAATCAGTTTTTCTGTAAGGAATGTCCTCTGGAAAGATCAAAGAGTGATGATACTCCTGAACCTTGCAAAGGTCATCTGGTGAGGAAGTTCATCAAAGAATGTTGGTTGAGATGTGGCTGCAATAAACAATGTGGCAACCGTGTGGTGCAGAGAGGAATAACTCGCAATTTACAG GTGTTCATGACCCCGGAAGGAAAAGGGTGGGGTCTGCGTACTCTGGAGGACCTGCCAGAAGGTGCTTTTGTTTGTGAATTTGTTGGAGAAGTTTTAACCAATTCAGAGTTCTTTGGTCGCATTTTGAGGAGCACTAAACAGGAGAAATATTCATATCCTATTGTCCTGGATGCTCATTGGGGTGCGAAAAAATCGCTGAAAAATGAAGAAGCGCTTTGTTTAGATGCTTCAAATTATGGAAATGTTGCAAGGTTTATTAGCCACAG ATGTTATGATTCAAATTTGGTGGAGATACCAGTGAAAGTGGAGACTTCTGATCACCACTACTATCGT CTTGCTCTTTTCACTGCAAGAAAGATAACGGTTATGGAAGAACTCACTTGG GATTATGGGATTGATTTTGACGACCATGATCACCCTGTTAAGGCGTTTCACTGTCAATGTGGTAGCAAGTTCTGCCGCAACATTAGGCGGTCAA GAAGTAGAGCTTAA